One window of the Yamadazyma tenuis chromosome 6, complete sequence genome contains the following:
- the SIP3 gene encoding SNF1-interacting protein (COG:U; EggNog:ENOG503NWG8), which produces MPPMNSETASANNLPMDSLAHEGTSFRLISVTFKEAALDSPSFRASMNHLHGQLHNISSWASVLLQEAERLPKRVEEIKATMSSFSEYLLPSFADDGILDQETTVPLLKSVSHGHEVLLKTFFNLMSVDPQPVRELVSKVHTLMAKYKSQKHQFDSIQERYDQYFAVYMSASKFKQEEMAIEDSQQLFRTRKAYLHASLDLAVLLDEISTELDTHFIDIGNKIWSQAVTNEGVFGFSEVFRTTTLKIERTKSWANAYSRATKLFIQDIQAARKQIEESTIELFDPSTRPEDYDASLISQYTLNQIDEPSFEKHGYLMMKTWTKNSLKPIWVKRWAFISGGVFGMLILSPSKTFVQETDKIGVVLMNIRYAAQEDRRFCFEVRTSDQVIVLQAESLIDLKSWLKVFENEKSRVSLEDKDSTVFIVASSRFPPLITEFASTMDTVVDKQMLKTKIKNDDGRTVSSNTLSTKIKPHEKYFQKYLYYQIPSFKPPLVTSNTKTAILANSIASSAPVPSALTANLWGSVNWGVYYLYNGMAYQAETQKYPAGPSLFRAFDFNTKSSIRNNRSESYPDFLVSQDIEMKSLFESEVAPDEYCLVSFNCLWSPNANQELCSRMFITDRSVFLCNQVSGFRSLLASKIGGLVAVELRVREDHEELTVHLLNDSVVVKIYLEDGQLIYRYLQFLISNKESETPKTFNETVIGLVEISKAYQQEKSMLSLSHAPSVDDSLRTLQLKEKPASSDNLRLDYSNEYSVHYEKEYPVSAKAMCHIMLGDDSHFFLQTSALSASAVLKGPWTRLSDGKLINTFDYRFPRVFQGSGKFMGVLTIEKMVENVYYNITLEKKYFYFYGAKMSAQVRFVINASNSSNCIVHTYSAIQFFGVSPLNLPLKPALRRFQISETNKQHQWLKRVIKTLGDKGQVGKAIYLYGSISVADVQQNMEAPVCSIDVRSVVYLLVVKPLIEFIVSMKQKWLQVLAFIFGYAKEITGQRLLLAIIAVSGLLNLFLISKTSISYWTAQQAHNKALKIFNSQPIMLERAVYLKDIQELTFQDSSIGAGESQSLESFNKASFIRNVGSYVDLEQEYIDADIRESAMGLKRSFEEIGVKRHKVLMELRILNDMEKEVANAEYRNWLVSELRKCERFKKTAAANALSDLGAENVSFVEEGMKSIDEYCRGCLEDYKGLHLIPLLVNGQEIHTDSHYSVRSHTEDEKCLHITSCLSVDDIDAVCDSSQEGFEQWHLMKVSERIQILRRAVEILRQKKDELMESMSELGIPPWFCHFNTDQLVHQLEEYVNQMNGTYGEVVRSEMSDLAITVNEPVGPVLAIAPWNAPGVLTGRTVCAPLAAGCSVILKTSELSPKIGYILVKALHEAGVPPKSVQLVHFQPENNPEFVTKIIEHRSIKKVSFTGSTSTGRQIAAVAAMNLKPCILELGGKNYAIIESDANLEKAVGAVLWGSFAHKGQICMTTDKVYVHEDVYEDFLGSLQQIAPKLLEDPDYHIPQRNRQFTVRIQNLIDDALQNGAKLIFGNRSEIDPFKNTAISPVVLGDVTSSMRLDTAESFGPLVTVYKYNDAAQLVRKLNKEPYGLKTSIWSQNILRAQKLAHTIESGGVNINGPTVYDEPTVPHGGVKESGYGRFNSKWGLQEFSYIKTITMSE; this is translated from the exons CCACCAATGAATTCAGAAACGGCCTCTGCCAACAATTTACCAATGGATCTGTTGGCCCACGAAGGGACGAGTTTCAGGTTGATTTCTGTTACGTTCAAGGAGGCGGCACTTGATTCTCCCAGTTTTCGAGCCTCTATGAATCACTTGCACGGGCAATTGCACAACATCTCCAGCTGGGCAagtgttcttcttcaggaAGCAGAACGACTTCCTAAGCGTGTGGAGGAAATAAAGGCCACAATGAGCTCCTTTTCCGAGTATCTTTTACCCAGTTTTGCAGATGATGGAATTTTGGATCAAGAAACAACCGTTCCATTACTTAAAAGTGTATCCCATGGACATGAAGTTTTACTCAAAacattcttcaatttgatgTCAGTAGACCCACAACCAGTACGAGAGTTGGTTTCCAAAGTGCACACCTTAATGGCCAAGTACAAAAGTCAGAAACATCAATTCGACTCGATCCAAGAACGTTACGACCAGTATTTTGCGGTGTACATGCTGGCTCTGAAGTTCAAACAGGAGGAAATGGCCATTGAAGATTCACAACAGTTGTTCCGTACAAGGAAAGCATATCTTCATGCTTCCCTTGACTTGGCGGTTTTACTCGACGAAATTTCGACAGAATTGGATACTCACTTCATCGATATTGGTAATAAGATATGGCTGCAAGCCGTTACCAACGAAGGAGTGTTTGGGTTTCTGGAAGTATTTAGAACAACTACTTTGAAGATCGAGCGAACAAAAAGTTGGGCCAATGCCTACAGCAGGGCCACAAAACTATTCATTCAAGACATTCAAGCGGCTAGAAAACAGATTGAAGAGTCAACTATCGAGTTGTTTGATCCTTCCACTAGGCCTGAAGATTATGatgcttctttgatcaGCCAGTACACTTTGAATCAAATAGACGAGCCTTCTTTTGAGAAGCATGGATATCTTATGATGAAAACGTGGACAAAGAACTCCCTCAAGCCAATATGGGTTAAAAGATGGGCTTTTATCTCAGGTGGTGTCTTTGGGATGCTTATATTGAGTCCTTCCAAGACCTTTGTCCAAGAAACAGATAAAATTggagtggtgttgatgaatatAAGGTATGCAGCTCAGGAAGATagaagattttgttttgaGGTCAGAACCAGTGATCAAGTTATCGTGCTTCAGGCAGAATCGTTGATAGATTTGAAGTCATGGTTGAAggtttttgaaaatgaaaagaGCAGAGTATCACTAGAAGATAAAGATTCAACCGTTTTCATAGTCGCTAGTTCACGATTTCCTCCCCTAATAACGGAGTTTGCTTCCACAATGGATACTGTTGTAGATAAGCAAATGTTGAAGACAAAGATAAAGAATGATGATGGCCGCACTGTTAGTTCAAATACCCTTTCTACTAAAATCAAACCCCACGAGAAGTACTTTCAAAAGTACCTTTATTATCAGATTCCCCTGTTTAAACCTCCTTTGGTAACCAGTAACACCAAGACAGCCATTCTAGCAAACTCAATTGCCTCTTCGGCTCCGGTTCCTTCTGCATTGACTGCAAATTTGTGGGGGAGTGTAAACTGGGGAGTATATTATCTTTATAATGGGATGGCATATCAGGCTGAGACCCAGAAATATCCCGCAGGTCCAAGTCTCTTTCGGGCATTTGATTTCAATACCAAGTCCCTGATAAGAAATAATCGATCTGAAAGCTACCCAGATTTTCTTGTTTCCCAGGATATTGAAATGAAGTCTTTATTTGAAAGTGAGGTGGCGCCGGACGAGTATTGCTTGGTCAGCTTCAATTGTTTATGGTCGCCAAACGCTAACCAGGAACTATGCTCTCGTATGTTTATTACCGACAGAAGTGTGTTTTTATGCAACCAAGTATCTGGTTTTCGATCATTATTGGCATCTAAGATCGGTGGCTTGGTGGCAGTTGAATTAAGGGTACGAGAGGATCACGAAGAATTGACTGTACACCTTTTGAATGAttcagtagtggtgaaGATTTATTTGGAAGATGGTCAACTTATTTACCGGTACCTTCAGTTCCTAATCTCTAATAAAGAATCAGAAACTCCCAAAACATTCAACGAGACAGTCATTGGTCTTGTAGAAATTAGTAAGGCATACCAACAGGAGAAATCCATGCTTTCTCTACTGCACGCTCCCAGCGTTGACGACTCATTGAGAACTCTTCAACTCAAAGAGAAACCGGCATCTTCAGATAATCTCCGACTTGACTATAGCAATGAGTATTCGGTTCATTACGAAAAAGAATATCCTGTTTCCGCTAAGGCCATGTGCCATATTATGCTTGGAGATGATTCCCATTTCTTCCTCCAAACAAGTGCTTTGTCAGCTTCCGCAGTCTTAAAGGGTCCTTGGACTCGGTTAAGTGACGGAAAATTGATAAATACATTTGATTATCGTTTTCCAAGAGTCTTTCAAGGCCTGGGTAAGTTTATGGGTGTTTTAACAATAGAAAAAATGGTGGAAAATGTTTACTACAACATAACTCTCGAGAAGAAGTATTTTTATTTCTACGGGGCAAAAATGTCAGCACAAGTGAGGTTTGTAATAAATGCTTCAAACTCCAGCAATTGCATTGTCCACACATATTCAGCCATTCaattttttggtgtttcCCCTTTGAATCTTCCCTTGAAGCCAGCTTTGCGCAGATTCCAAATCAGTGAAACGAACAAACAGCATCAATGGCTTAAAAGGGTTATTAAAACCCTTGGTGATAAAGGTCAAGTTGGTAAAGCCATTTATCTTTACGGATCCATATCGGTAGCAGATGTCCAACAGAATATGGAGGCACCTGTCTGTAGCATTGATGTACGGCTGGTTGTATACCTCTTAGTGGTCAAGCCCTTGATTGAGTTCATTGTGTCCATGAAGCAAAAATGGCTTCAGGTGCTTGCTTTTATCTTCGGCTATGCCAAAGAGATTACCGGCCAACGATTATTATTGGCGATTATTGCCGTGTCCggtttgttgaacttgtttttgatttccaaaacCAGCATTTCCTACTGGACCGCACAACAAGCCCACAATAAAGCGTTGAAGATATTCAATTCTCAACCTATTATGCTTGAAAGGGCTGTATACTTGAAGGATATCCAAGAGCTTACTTTTCAAGACAGTTCGATTGGAGCCGGTGAGTCGCAGTCGTTGGAATCTTTTAACAAGGCTTCGTTCATAAGAAATGTCGGTAGTTATGTTGATTTGGAACAGGAGTACATCGATGCAGACATACGTGAGTCAGCCATGGGACTCAAAAGGTCATTTGAGGAGATCGGGGTCAAACGACacaaggttttgatggAGTTAAGGATTCTCAATGACATGGAGAAAGAGGTTGCAAACGCAGAGTACCGCAACTGGCTTGTGAGCGAGCTCCGCAAATGTGAGAGATTTAAGAAAACAGCTGCTGCTAATGCTTTGAGCGATTTAGGTGCAGAGAATGTTTCATTTGTCGAAGAAGGAATGAAGAGTATAGACGAATATTGCAGAGGGTGTCTTGAAGACTATAAGGGTCTTCATCTC ATACCGCTCCTTGTTAATGGGCAGGAAATACACACCGACAGCCATTACAGCGTACGGTCCCACACGGAGGATGAGAAGTGTTTACATATCACGAGTTGTTTGAGTGTCGATGATATAGATGCCGTTTGTGACAGTTCCCAAGAAGGGTTCGAGCAGTGGCacttgatgaaggtgaGTGAAAGAATCCAAATTTTGCGTCGAGCAGTGGAAATATTACGTCAAAAGaaagatgagttgatgGAGCTGATGCTGGAATTGGGAATCCCTCCCTGGTTTTGTCATTTCAACACTGATCAATTGGTGCACCAGCTAGAAGAGTATGTCAACCAGATGAATGGCACATACGGAGAGGTGGTGAGGTCCGAAATGAGCGACTTAGCCATCACCGTGAACGAGCCGGTGGGGCCCGTTCTCGCGATAGCCCCGTGGAACGCTCCAGGAGTGTTGACCGGAAGAACGGTGTGTGCTCCTTTAGCAGCTGGTTGCTCagtgattttgaagacgTCTGaattatcaccaaaaatagGATATATTCTAGTAAAAGCCCTCCACGAGGCTGGTGTGCCACCCAAGTCTGTCCAGCTTGTACACTTCCAGCCCGAAAACAACCCTGAGTTTGTCACAAAAATCATTGAACATAGGAGTATTAAAAAGGTGAGCTTCACAGGATCAACATCCACTGGACGCCAGATcgctgctgttgctgcaatgaacttgaagccTTGTATTTTAGAACTTGGAGGAAAGAACTATGCGATTATTGAGTCGGATgcaaacttggaaaaagcCGTAGGAGCAGTTTTATGGGGATCATTTGCTCACAAAGGTCAAATCTGTATGACCACAGATAAGGTGTACGTTCACGAAGATGTATACGAGGACTTTTTGGGGCTGTTGCAACAAATAGCTCCCAAGCTACTCGAGGACCCGGACTATCATATCCCCCAAAGAAACAGACAGTTTACTGTTAGAATCCAGAATTTAATTGATGATGCGCTACAGAACGGTGCTAAACTAATCTTTGGGAATCGATCTGAAATAGACCCTTTTAAGAACACAGCGATTTCACCAGTTGTCTTAGGAGACGTCACGTCTCTGATGAGGCTCGATACAGCGGAGTCCTTTGGACCTCTAGTGACGGTTTATAAGTATAATGATGCTGCCCAACTTGtgagaaagttgaacaaagagcCTTATGGCCTTAAAACTTCCATTTGGTCTCAAAACATCTTGAGGGCACAGAAGTTGGCGCATACCATCGAGTCAGGAG